From a region of the Sesamum indicum cultivar Zhongzhi No. 13 linkage group LG3, S_indicum_v1.0, whole genome shotgun sequence genome:
- the LOC105158029 gene encoding protein ASPARTIC PROTEASE IN GUARD CELL 1 produces the protein MAQPTITALSLASFILSLLLITSSSSHHHDEHLFQVLDVSASLQQARQVFSPNLAQGSASLRQLQPLNSSNYSADSLSLTLHPRSSLPFDRHSNNYTHLTLSRLARDDARVRWLHSHHPHWRSRHSHHPHWRSRHSHGRSRHSRAPSAYKAVRQPDQFESPLISGIELGSGEYFARIGVGRPVKEFYMVIDTGSDVSWLQCQPCYDCYQQADPIFDASASSTYKPLSCKTEQCASLDISACSRMGNCIYQVSYGDGSYTVGNFATETISFGASGSVPNVAIGCGHDNEGLFSGSAGLLGLGGGKLSLPSQMRASSFSYCLVNRDSSSSSTLDFNTARPADSVLATLLRNPLIKTFRYVDLTGISVGGRALPIPSSLLAIGSDGKGGVIVDSGTSVTRLQTEVYSLVRDAFKNMTQNLPPASRLSLFDTCYNLSGRSRVQVPTVSFQFSGGRTLSLPPTNYLIPVDDEGKFCFAFAGTSGPMSIMGNVQQQGTRVSFDLANNYIGFSPNKC, from the coding sequence ATGGCCCAACCTACAATCACCGCTCTCTCTCTTGCCAgtttcattctctctctcctcctcATAACTTCTTCATCATCACACCATCATGACGAACACCTTTTTCAAGTTCTCGATGTCTCTGCTTCTTTGCAGCAAGCCCGACAAGTCTTCTCCCCCAACCTCGCGCAGGGGAGTGCGTCTCTCCGTCAATTACAGCCCCTGAATTCCAGCAACTATTCAGCTGATTCCCTTTCGCTCACACTCCACCCTCGCTCCTCTCTCCCTTTCGACCGCCACAGCAATAACTACACTCATCTCACTCTCTCCCGGCTCGCCCGCGACGATGCCCGTGTTCGTTGGCTTCACTCCCATCACCCACACTGGAGATCCAGACACTCCCATCACCCACACTGGAGATCCAGACACTCCCACGGCCGCTCCAGGCACTCTCGTGCTCCTTCGGCTTACAAGGCTGTTCGCCAGCCTGACCAATTTGAGTCCCCCTTGATCTCCGGTATAGAGCTGGGCAGCGGGGAGTACTTTGCCCGAATCGGGGTGGGTCGACCCGTCAAGGAATTCTATATGGTTATTGATACTGGCAGTGATGTGAGTTGGCTCCAATGCCAGCCCTGCTATGACTGTTACCAGCAGGCCGACCCGATTTTCGACGCATCAGCGTCCTCCACCTACAAGCCACTCAGCTGTAAGACCGAGCAGTGTGCCTCCCTTGACATCTCGGCCTGCAGCAGGATGGGCAACTGCATTTACCAGGTCTCCTACGGCGACGGCTCCTATACCGTCGGCAACTTCGCTACTGAAACGATTTCGTTCGGGGCGAGCGGGTCTGTCCCCAACGTCGCCATCGGTTGCGGCCACGACAACGAAGGCTTGTTTTCCGGCTCGGCTGGGTTGTTAGGCCTGGGCGGCGGCAAATTGTCGCTGCCTTCTCAAATGAGAGCGAGTTCCTTTTCCTACTGCTTAGTGAACCGCGACTCGAGTTCGTCCTCGACTCTGGACTTCAACACAGCCCGACCCGCCGACTCCGTCCTGGCTACCCTGCTTAGGAACCCCTTGATTAAAACATTTCGCTATGTGGACCTCACAGGAATCAGCGTCGGAGGTCGGGCTCTGCCTATTCCGTCGTCTCTGCTCGCAATAGGCTCAGACGGAAAGGGTGGTGTGATTGTCGACTCGGGGACTTCTGTGACTCGGTTGCAGACGGAGGTCTACAGCTTAGTGCGAGACGCCTTCAAGAACATGACCCAGAACTTGCCTCCCGCCAGCAGGTTATCTTTGTTCGACACTTGCTACAACTTGTCCGGCAGGAGCAGGGTGCAGGTGCCGACGGTGTCGTTCCAATTCTCCGGGGGGAGAACGCTGTCTCTGCCGCCGACCAACTACCTGATACCGGTTGACGACGAGGGGAAGTTCTGCTTTGCATTCGCGGGGACGTCTGGGCCAATGTCTATAATGGGTAATGTGCAGCAGCAGGGGACACGTGTCAGTTTCGACCTGGCGAATAATTATATCGGCTTCAGTCCGAATAAATGCTAG